The genomic region cttcTTGCCTTAGTTTTAAAAGGGTTACATctgctaaaaagaaaattaagaaaacaatcctactTACAACAGtgtcgaaaagaataaaatacttaggaataaatttaaccaaagaggtggaaggtttgtacactgaaaactataaaacactgctgaaaaaaattaacaacacaaataaaaagaaaaacatcccatgttcatggattggaagacttaacactgttaaaatgtccataatacccaaagcaatctacagattcaaagcaatccccatcaaaatcccaatggcatttttttctttttttttttttgcagaaagagagaaaaaaaaaaatcccaaaattcatatggaatctcaaaaagaGCTCTGAATAGTCAAACAATCTTGTGAAAGAGGAACCAAGCTGGAAAGCCTAACTTGTCCTggtttcaaaacatattacaaagatatagcaattaaaacagtatggtactggcataaagacaaacatatagaccaatggaacagaatagagagcccagatataaacccttGTGTGTATGGGCACCcttaacaagggtgccaagactacACAATGAGGGCAGGacagtctttccaacaaatggtactgggaaaactggctatccacatgcaaaagactgAAGATTGTCCATTATCTTATGCCAcagataaaaattaactcaaaatggattaaaaatctaaacatatgacctgaaactataaaactcacagaagaaaatataggggaaaagtTTTATAACATTGGaataggcaatgatttcttagatactacacaaaaaaaaaccacaggtaacaaaaacaaaaatagaccactgggactgcatcaaacttttaaaacttaagcaaaggaaacaacagaataaaaaggcaatctacagaataGGACAAAATGTCTTTAAGCTATTgatcagataaggggttaatatccagaatatataaagaactcctacaatttaataataacaacaaccaaaaacccaattaaaacatgggcaaaggacttgaatagacagttatccaaagaatatatacaaatggccaacaaacatatgaaaagatgctcaacatcacttatcatcagggaaatgcaaataaaccacaatgacatatcatctcatgCATGCTAAGATGCCAatctccaaaaacaaaaaacaaaaaaaacccaaacagaaaataacaatgttggcaaggatgtggagaaattggaacccttgcgcACTGTTGGTAgaactgtaaaatggtgcagctgctatgacaagcagcataaaagttcctcaaaaaattaaaaatgtatgacccagcaatactaCTTCTTAGTATATATCCAAGGGAATTGAAAACAGAATCTTAAAGAGATATTTGAACACCCATGTTCATTACAGAATTATTCacatagccaggatgtggaagcaacctaaaggtccatccacagatgaatggataaagaaaatgcggtatatatacacaactgaatattattcagcatttaaaaaggagaaaatcctgtcacatgctacaacacggatgaaccttgaggacattacgctaagtgaaataagccaatcaccaaaagacaaatactgcatgattccacttatgtgaggatCTAAAGCaatcaaactcacagaaaaagaaaaccgaaacatggttgccaggggatggcgGGAGGGGGAAATGAGAATTGTTCAATGAGCATTTCACTCTTGCAGGGAgaaaaaattctagagatctgctgtacaactaTGTGCATAGACTTAACAacactgtacatttaaaatttaagagggtaaatttatgtttttttatcaCAGTAAGAAAAAAGACCCCGAAAATAGGTTACATTTGCCACcagaacaaagaaaggaaaggataaaAGCCACCTTGCTGAGGTGAAGTGATCCAAGGAGACAGCAGGGGGATAGAGGAAAATTGAGAAACGTATATGAACgtgtgtaggggaggaaaaaaggaaaagaggcaaaAAGATTCAAACTCATACTCTCTGATGCAGCAAAGGAAAAGAGCACAATGTTAACAAGCTGCAATTCTCCTTCTATGACAAGGTCATACTTTCAGCCTTTGATTCCTTTATTATTACAAGTTTCTACTCTTGCTCTaacttgattttaattttctggcGGGTGACATCCTAATCAATCGGCCTTTTCACTGAAACCCACCCCTCTGTCCAAGGCACTCTGCTCACAGGGAGAGGTGCAGACATTCTTGTCCAAGATTTCACATAGTTCATCATGAAAGGAAGGTTACTTTCATACTGCATAACCTGACATGACAGAGGTCTGCTCACTAAATGGTGTCCCAGCCAGCAAATAAGCTTGGCACCCCCACCTTCCCTCTTTGGAAACAAAGGAGGAGTTTATTAATTGTTGCTATTAAAAATTCAGGCAGCTTTTCAGGTGAGGGGGCTGTCAGCATGTCAGCCTACTGCCAGCAGGGGAGCCCTTTATGCGTGAATTAGGCAGGATGGGTGGGGTAGAGGAGAGAGTACTGCCATGTCCAGTGCCTCCCCCTGGTGGAGACAAGGGGTAGTGAACTTaagaagaccttttttttttttttagaatttaaatattttattatataaagttATACCCAAAATTGTGCTTCATTTTTTCACTATATACTTTAACTCGAGGACATTTGTAAAAGCAGTACACTTCAGAAATCCTGGAAGAAATTCCACTAGCTATAGGCTATTTAAATACTGCTTacagaaagtatttaaaaaaaaacaaaacaggggagtacaaatgaacttatttacaaaacggaagtagagtaacagatgtagaaaacaaacttatggttaccaggggataagggtgggggggataaattgggagactgggactgacatgtacatactactatacataaaacagataactaataagaacctgctgtatagcacagggaactctactcaatactctgtaatggcctatatgggaaaagaatcttaaaaaaaaaaaggagtgcatGTGtgtaaccgattcactttgctgtacacccgaaactaacccaacattgcaAATTAACCACACCccaccaaaaatttttttaaaaaagtattaaaggAAAGCCAGCACCATATAAACAGTATACACTTAAATCAAAGAGATGAATGCTTAACATACAGAGTAATGTTTTTTATTCACTGATAAACTAAAGGTCCATTTCAAGATGTTTCTCTTGTATGCTTCATTTGTTTAATTAGCAagcaaagtcctgaaagggatgGCTTCATCTAGTCCTCAGACTCGGATCCATCTTCATCTTGACTAATCTGGAAGTAACGAAGTTCATAAGTCTCCTTGTCAGATGCAACCACACGAAGCCAATCACGAAgattgttctttttaaagtatttcttggTAAGGTATTTCAAATACCTTTTAGAGAACTGTTTCTCAGAAACAACTGTGATTTTATTCTTGAAGTGTTCAATGTGAACGACATTCCCAAGATTTCCAGTTTTTCCATTCACTTTAACCCTCTCCCGTAGAAACTGTTCctatttgaaaacagaaaaaatgccACACTAGGGAAGAAAACCCGAGATGTTCACTAGGGAAGGTACCAAAATTTCCAGAATCAAAAATTCCATCTTCTACTGGATGAGTAAGGTCCAAATTAAACTTCCAGGTTGACTTCTTAGGCTTCTTGTCTTTCTTTAGCGCCATCTTGCACGCCGGCCGCGCTATCCGAGAGGAAGAAGACCTTCTTGAGCTAATGAATGCAGTGGTAACCAACACAAAATTGGAATTAAGCAGAAAACGTTAATGGATGAAGTCAGCCCAGTGCAGACTAAGGCACAAAGAAAGTCCACGCCTTGACTAAAGGGGCAACATCTACTCAACTCCTGCTGATTGTTATTATGTGGGAATGTAAGCcagatctaattttttttttcaagagaatccagaaatctggatttatgtagaaaaaactgaaatttttagTGACATCGTGAGGGCCAAACAAATGTACCTGAAGGTTATTTTGCAATCTCTGGGCTAATATAACAGGCCCACCTGCTAAAGCCAAATTTGTTCATGTGAACACATTGTCAGGACTGCTTCCAAGAAGGAGCAGATGATGTACTggatcctcctcctccccataaatatataagaaatcctagaggaggaggagaagctaCCTGCACAGCTCTAATAGGCTGGGACCAATTACAATAAGCAAAATATATTATGCAAACAGAACCCCATACACCTGGTGTTATTTTCTTAGCAAAACCTCCAACGCATCCTTTAGAGCACTACTCTGAACAGATAACAGTAGAGAAGAGGATCTGAAGGGGGGAAAATGAGTACCTGGGAAATTGCTCCAAATATATTTGCAGTACACATAGATCCCACTGTAGTCCCTGTGGCACTCCAACACTCTGAGCTGACAGAAGCGATTACATATTTTCAAGTTCTCAGTGAAATACAAAGCACACAGCCTGCTCTACACCATTCAGCCCCAGACAGAGGGATGATGGGGGATAATTTAGATCAGCCCAACAGGTGTTAATCTGACCTGCAGTGGGGGAAGGGCTGCCTGTCAAGCATACTGCCTGGAGGACCTGGAGGCTTACACCCTCCCTAATACCAGGGCAAGCCTCCTCACTTGCAAACAATTCCCAAGACAGATATACAGCAAGGTTAGAAAACCTTGCTTCAGGGCAGAaagcagaggaaagcagagaaacTTCATGCACTTAAGCCTGATCTTAACCTTCAAAGAATCTTACAAGAGCCAATACTCAGGACATCTAGTCCAAAGTATAGAGAGAGATAACAAGTGCAGGGGTCCCCTCTCTACCTCTTCCAGGGCCCTCCTTATCATAATGCCTTTTATTACTATAGTACCCAACTCTCTTCCATTCCAAGTCATAGTCACATAAAGCAGGGATTGGCAAACCATGGTCtgtaggccaaatctggcctactgcctgtttttgtatagcCCATgtgctaagaatggtttttatatttttaaatagctgaaaaacatcaaaagaagaatatttcatgacacctgaaaattatataaaaatcacatttgtgtCCGTAAGTAAagtttattggcacacagccatacTTATTCACTTACctattgtctatggctactttcgTGCTACAATGGCAAAGTTCAGtatttgcaacagagaccatatggcctacacaaagcctaaaatatttacaaacttgcccttcacagaaaaagtcCTAGTCACTGAAACAGAGGATACAACCAGGGATCACACTCAGAATTCAGAGGCTCAAATACAGAGTGACTTAGTTGGGCAGATGagcagagaaggggaaaaagatTAATAGCAATGGTACCCTCTCTTCTACTCTACTCTCACCCTCATATTGCCAAAGAGAGAAGTGGGTTTTCTAACTATCCCCGAAAACAAATAACTTAAATATCTAAATGTTACTGCCTTATGATGGGGCAAGAAATATCTGGACTCTCTCAATCATTTAACAAGGCCAGGAAGACTAGGTGGCCCAAAGCCAGTAAGTAAGTGAATGTCAAAGACGGAACGAAGTCTCCCTCATACAAGGCTAATGGAGAAGAAAACTACATGAACACCTCCAGGTGGCATATGTTAGAAGTTCTTCTCAACCTTGAGGATCAGATTCCTGAAAAACCCGGTGGTAGGATTTACAACTAAGAAACGTAAGACCTTATGGGAGGGGAAAAAACACAGGATTAGGAGTCCTAATCTATGAAATTATGAATATCTATGAAATTATGCTccctaaaatagaaaatatcattttatacattttaaattagtaaTAATGAATACAATTAATTTTCACCATTAACAATGTTCATACTCTTCAGCCCCAGCAACTGTAGCTCTGAAAATTCATCCTCCTCTAGAGACACCTGCACAAGTACACGAAGATGCTACAGCATTGTCTGTGCACGCAAAAACCAGAAACAATACAGATTCTATCAACAGAGGACTTGTTTAATTATGGTGCATCCAACTGTTGGAATACAATGCCATTGTTAAAAAGAATGTAGCAGATCTATACACATCAACATGGAAAAATGTCCATGACATATTAAGTGAAATATGTAAACGGTGGAAGAGTAGATTtagtatgatcccatttttataaataaaaaaaagtgcTTTCATTTGCAGAGAAAAAATTCTGAAGTTAACACACAAATTGCTAACAGTGGTTAGCACTGCAGAGGACATTCACTATAGATAGATAAATCACACATTTCtatgtttgaatttttacaaATGAATTTGTATTCGTTTTGTAAGCAGACAAAACAGGCATCTCAAAATTCCATTTATGATACCTCGCTGACTACAAATTTTTCAGGCTCTCCCTTCCTCACAGCTTTAATAACATGCTGTCAtggttgggggatgggggtggcttTGTTGCAGATAATATGCCTGCCAAGaggctttatttctttatttgtttggcaACTCTTCATCCAAACATTTAAGGCCCTTCTAATTCTGACACAATCACTGACTCCCGCCTTCTGGTTTTCACCACAGAATCAAGACACAAATTAATCTAAAAGTGTGTGATATTGGCCTAACTTTAATTTACCCTATTTAGCAGAGCCTCTTCAGTCTATTGTCAATCAGCAGCCacatgatccttttaaaatataagatcaTGCTACTCCACTTCCCAAGGTTTCCCAAATCACTCAGAGTAAGATGTAAAATCCTTTAAATATCTTAGAAGGCCTGCATAATCTGGTCCCCATTACCTCTCTAACTTCGTCTATCACTCCATCCTTCACTGTGCTCCAGCCAAGCGTTTCAGGGATTTTgcatttgcctttctctgcctagaatgcccttGCCCCCAATGTATACAGAGTTTACTCCCTTACTTGcttgaaggaaggaagaggtgTCTGCTCCAATGTCACCTTACCAGACTTCCTCTGATGACCCTATTTAACATTGCAAACTTCCACCCCAGAAACAcctacattttcaaatatttttctccatagaatTTAACACCATCTGGCatactagatattttatttatgtgtttattttctttctctcattagAATAAGAGACTTCTTGCTGGTACTTAAGTAGTATAtggtacacagtaggttcttagtaaatatttgtcaaccgtatgaatgaatgaatcgaTCAATCAGAGTAATTATTTCACCAGCCCAATTCCCAGGGTTGTAACAAGAGCCACGCTCCCTCATAGGAGCTTCCTCCTTTAAGGCCTGGGTTTATCTTCCCCCGGCTTCCCTTACTCTTAAAACTAAGCTGCTTAATTCCGCCATCAGCTTTGTCTCCTTTCTGATTTCTCAATACCTGGTTCTCTCTTCTCCCAGAAGGAACAAGTCATGATTTGCCCATCCACATATTAAATTCCCTTGGTTAAGGATTCCTCCTTATTCTTTGTCCTCAAATCCCAAACTTCCGAGTAAAAACTCAAAAGTTAGGAAGGGCTTATTTCAATTTGAATATCAAAAGACAGCGAGTCCACCAATTTTGTGGGGGCATAAATAGAGGTAAAGCAAAACTCGTTCTTAATACGAGGATTCTGCCCCCTGGGGCGGGGGGAACAAACTAAAATCATTTCAAATCTAAAAAAGATtcattctagggcttccctggtggcgcagtggttaagaatctgcctgtcaatgcaggggacacgggttcgagccctggtccgggaagatcccacatgccgcggagcaactaagcccgtgcgccacaactactaagcctgtgctctagagcccgcgtgccccaactactgagcccgcgcccacaactactgaagtccacgtgcctagagtccgtgctctgcaacaagaaaagccaccgcaatgagaagccagcacactgcaatgaagagtagtcccgctccctgcaactagagaaagcccgcgtgcagcaacaaagacccaacgcagccaaaaataaaataaattaaataaattaattttttaaaaaaagattcattcTAATAATGCTCGGAcccacaaaatgaaaaaagatgagAACCTATTTTCCTCAATCCCCAATCATCCTGTTTCTAAGCAAGTTCAGTGAAAGCTTTCCACAGAAACTAGAAGAAACATAAACCACCGATGGGAAACAGAACCGTCACATCTAATTTGGCTTATTCACATCTAATTTGAACTTTATCAAGATCAAGTATTCCATAATTGAGACTGCAGAGagtatttaagaagaaaaaaaacaaagcaaaagcacTGACTGCCAGAGATATTAAAATCACTGAGATGCCAAGCCAAGACCAACAAAATGGTCTCAAGAGGAACCTGTAGATGATGCTCAGGAGTGTGCAGGCCCTGAGTCATCAGTGGGAGCCAATATGAAGGACAGCTGACCAGGTGCATTAAGACTTATTACAGCCCTCAGCAAAACCAATACACACGCTAGAAACATGGCTCAATGGTGAAACAGCAGAGAACAAATTTTAGGTCACCTGAGCTCAAGTTATAGAAGGTGTCTACCACGTACAACTCTAGTTATGCCACTTCATTTATTGAACAAGTACTCATTGAGCCAAAAACTCTCTGGAAGACTAAGGATGTGATATAATGATTTTTTTGCTCTTTTACTAAGGAAGCCAAAAAGGATATACACTGCATACTGAATCATAGAGGATGTAATTTCAATTCCATTTGTTCaatataactaacatttattgagcacctactatgtgccaggtagtaTTCTAGGTACAGTAGGGATACAGACACAATCACTGCCTTCAGGGTGCTCACtgtcaaaaagagaaacaaatatttctCTGTCATGGGTGCAATACTACAAGGAAGTATCTATATGTAGTACACAaacagcaaagaagagaaagtgatCATTTGGGGCAATCAGAGAAGGTTTCCCAAAGGAAAAGGGGACCACTGTGTTAGGTTTTGAATAATAAGCTGAGTCTACTCCCCATCCAAAGAAACAGGGAGCGATTTTAGACATATAAAATCCTGTAGACTCAGGTCAGTGGCACAGAAGAACTACTTGAGATAGAACCTCGTCTATACTACAACCATGCTGAGAAGACTGGTACTTTCCTAATTTCTACTTTGCCTTCTCCCTCTTGTGGACCTGCGACTAGCCCCATGGACATAGTCATTCCTGCATTTCCCTCCATCAGCAATGTTCTGCTGTAGCTCCAGGGAGAATCCCCACGTGACTAGAGCTGAGGGATTGAGGGCTCAAGCAAGTTAGTTGGCCCATGAAGCCTCAAGAGGTTTCAGGCTGCTCCAACAAAGCAATTCCCTcacaaaagtcttaaaaaaaacacagaaatctcggaacttcctggtggcacagtggttaagaatccgtctgccaactcaggggacataggtttgagccccggtccgggaagatcccacatgtcgcggactaactaagcccgtgggccacaactactgagcctgcactctagagcccacgagccacaactactgagcccgcatgccacaactactgaagcccacacacctagagcccgtgctccgcaacaagaagccatggcaatgagaagcccccgcacggcaacgaagagttgcccccgcctgccgcaactagagaaagcccgcgtgcagcaacgaagacccacacagccaaaattaaataattaaaaaaaaaaaaaacacagaaatctaATGAGGGCTTTCAATTCTAACTTTCAAGGTTCTGGGTCAAATTTTACGCTTGTAACCATGAATGTCTTCCCCAATCTTCACCTATCATAAGGGAAAAGTACAGATCAAGAGATGTCTGTTCTCAGAACACACTTGATCTTAGTAAATACTTCAGACACAAGGCCTTGTTACCTATCTGGAGAAGGAATGCAGTAACAATTTTAGTTAGGGAAGATTTAGCCCAAATTTGATTCCCCAATTGTTGAGATTTTAACAGTGAACTTCCCTAACTGGGATCACTTTAAAAGGActaatcaggacttccctggtggtccagtatttaagactccgtgtttccaatgcaaggggtgtgggttcgagccctagtcggggaactaagatcccacatgcctcgcggtgcaaccaaaaaaaaatttttttaaatgataataaataaaaggacTAATCAATGCGGTTCTATGGCAAATAACTAAAACAGTGTTTCTCCTGTATCCCTAGAAACATCATGTTGATTACATTTACCCAGTGACAATAATTACAAATGATCTATCAGAGCTCCAATTTTTTACAAAGAAAGTCAACTGAAGAGTCCCCTCAGGCAATGATCTACAGGAGCAatagaagttttgtttttttttttttagctactttaatttttatttatttatttatttatggctgtgttgggtcttcgtccctgtgcgagggctttctccagctgcggcaagtgggggccactcttcatcgcggcgcgtgggcctctcactatcgcagcctctccctccgcagagtacaggctccagacgcgcaggctcagcaattgcggcccacgggcccagccgctccgcagcatgtgggatcttcccagaccagggctcaaacccgcgtcccctgcaccggcaggcagacccccaaccactgcgccaccagggaagccccgcaaccGAAGTTTTGACAGAGAAAACTGATGTGTGAAAGCACTAATTTCAaatgaagaggaggaaagagtGCCCTCTTTAGGATCCAGGAGTTTGACTCCCATCTTTGCTACAAGCACCTCTTTAAaaagtcacttcctctctctgcatCTAAGTTTTCTCATCAAttagaaaaagagacagagacagacagacactggACTAAATAAACTCTAGGTTTTCTCCAGTTTTAAGAtgccatttaaataattttctttttttccctaataccACCCTTTCAAGGCCACAGGGACCCTGCTGCAAGAAGCCCCAACACCCTCATTTTCTCCTGCTAAGTCCTG from Eubalaena glacialis isolate mEubGla1 chromosome 10, mEubGla1.1.hap2.+ XY, whole genome shotgun sequence harbors:
- the LOC133098695 gene encoding ribosomal protein eL22-like — protein: MALKKDKKPKKSTWKFNLDLTHPVEDGIFDSGNFEQFLRERVKVNGKTGNLGNVVHIEHFKNKITVVSEKQFSKRYLKYLTKKYFKKNNLRDWLRVVASDKETYELRYFQISQDEDGSESED